In the genome of Croceimicrobium hydrocarbonivorans, one region contains:
- a CDS encoding polyprenol monophosphomannose synthase, translating to MSEALVIIPTYNEKENIERIIRTVFSLRTDFHVLIVDDNSPDGTQEIVKHLQGEYEHKLFLLPRAGKQGLGTAYIAGFKWALEHPYQFVFEMDADFSHDPHDLEKLYAACKEEGYHMSVGSRYVRGVNVVNWPMSRVLLSYFASRYVRIILGIPVEDTTAGFVCYRREVLEKINFAKIRFVGYAFQIEMKFITYKLGFKIKEVPVIFTDRTLGNSKMSTGIINEAIFGVLKLKLRSLLRRHQ from the coding sequence TTGTCAGAGGCATTAGTCATTATACCAACCTATAACGAGAAGGAAAACATCGAGCGAATTATCCGCACGGTATTCAGTCTGCGCACTGATTTCCACGTCTTGATTGTAGATGATAATAGCCCGGATGGAACTCAAGAAATTGTTAAGCACCTTCAAGGCGAATATGAGCATAAGCTTTTCCTCCTTCCAAGGGCGGGAAAACAAGGTTTAGGCACTGCTTATATCGCTGGTTTTAAATGGGCTCTGGAGCATCCTTATCAATTTGTATTTGAGATGGATGCCGATTTTTCGCATGATCCTCACGATCTCGAAAAACTCTATGCAGCTTGCAAAGAAGAAGGCTATCATATGTCGGTAGGCTCTCGCTATGTAAGAGGCGTAAATGTGGTAAACTGGCCTATGAGCCGAGTTTTACTTAGCTACTTCGCATCTCGATATGTACGCATCATTTTAGGGATTCCCGTTGAAGACACTACTGCCGGTTTTGTTTGCTACCGCCGGGAAGTACTCGAAAAAATCAATTTCGCTAAAATTCGATTTGTGGGCTATGCCTTCCAGATTGAAATGAAATTCATCACTTATAAGCTGGGCTTCAAAATCAAGGAAGTTCCGGTGATTTTTACCGACCGAACCTTAGGTAACTCCAAGATGAGCACAGGCATCATCAACGAAGC
- a CDS encoding alpha/beta fold hydrolase, with the protein MRLKRITLSLGLVSFLLIMAVFLWPRSYDVAAIQERTGTQFWQLKTGSRIAYYTIPASGEIQNSPIIYLHGGPGGLIKDEAITALKPLTELGHTLYFYDQIGSGHSARLEDISEYSVQRHQADLHAIIDEIGAEKVILAAHSWGCLLAINFLQDYPERVESMILDGPGPILPIRHELAEQIPPDSLQLIPPEFSNRQAINKCYNWRARLILKYAHRFQSKLASDEEVDAFFTYLNQELSKATFCKGSEAESFPGGSGYYSHLMTIQSFDTVEDQRQLLRELELPVLILRGQCDNQAWGYTNEYLELFKNSRLEIINDAGHALLISQAEKYRQHARSFLLQNN; encoded by the coding sequence ATGCGATTAAAACGAATTACCCTTAGCCTGGGTCTGGTCTCGTTCCTGCTTATCATGGCCGTTTTTCTCTGGCCCCGCAGCTATGATGTAGCAGCCATCCAAGAGCGAACTGGCACACAATTCTGGCAGCTTAAAACCGGTTCCCGTATTGCTTATTACACAATTCCTGCCAGTGGTGAAATCCAAAATTCACCTATCATTTATTTACATGGTGGCCCGGGAGGCTTAATTAAAGATGAAGCTATTACCGCACTAAAACCCTTGACTGAGCTAGGGCATACGCTTTATTTCTACGATCAAATTGGTTCGGGGCATTCAGCCCGATTAGAGGACATTAGTGAGTACAGTGTACAAAGACATCAGGCGGACCTCCACGCTATTATTGATGAGATAGGAGCCGAAAAAGTAATCCTGGCCGCTCATTCCTGGGGCTGTTTATTAGCGATTAACTTTTTACAAGATTATCCAGAGCGAGTGGAAAGCATGATTCTGGATGGCCCCGGCCCCATTCTTCCTATTCGTCATGAATTGGCAGAACAAATTCCTCCGGATAGCCTCCAATTAATCCCACCCGAGTTTAGCAATCGGCAAGCCATCAACAAATGCTACAATTGGCGCGCTCGCCTCATTTTAAAATACGCGCATCGCTTTCAATCGAAACTGGCTTCAGATGAGGAGGTCGATGCTTTTTTCACCTATCTCAATCAAGAACTCAGTAAAGCCACATTTTGTAAAGGTTCCGAAGCAGAAAGCTTTCCAGGAGGTAGCGGCTACTATAGCCACCTGATGACGATTCAAAGTTTCGATACGGTGGAAGACCAACGACAGCTGCTTCGCGAATTAGAATTACCGGTCCTTATTCTCCGAGGGCAATGTGATAATCAGGCATGGGGCTATACCAATGAATATTTAGAGCTCTTTAAAAATTCACGATTGGAGATTATTAATGATGCGGGGCATGCACTATTAATTAGTCAAGCTGAAAAGTACCGGCAACATGCGCGTAGCTTCCTTTTACAGAATAATTGA